In one window of Thermoanaerobaculia bacterium DNA:
- a CDS encoding NAD(P)H-dependent oxidoreductase, whose product MSDAKWVDLGPVAALKDRPVRALTIDRTRIALTFKDGKFGAISGICNHVGGPLGDGTIAGDYVVCPWHGWKFHCTTGEGEPGFEADQVPSYEVEERDGHLFVNLEAVSKRGRLPHEPHPLARKPERAPGPIRVVGISTTVMNRDLPRFSTSDELLAAALGHSGEALDCEHRMIKLNDLSFRSCEGYYSKSARACTWPCSITQMDAEDQLDRVYEAIVHWADVILVATPIRWGAASALYYKMVERMNCIQNQITLHNRVLLKNKVAGFIITGGQDNVQAVAGQMLGFFAEIGCVFPQYPFIAHSRGWDAEDMERNVASVRDSPDLHEAARALAARAVDMSRILTASSIEDRRLLRGGRKAFGPDRLQGLHDPNG is encoded by the coding sequence ATGAGCGACGCCAAGTGGGTGGATCTCGGACCGGTGGCTGCGTTGAAGGATCGCCCGGTGCGGGCGCTGACGATCGATCGCACGCGCATCGCGCTCACTTTCAAGGACGGCAAGTTCGGCGCGATCTCCGGCATCTGCAACCATGTCGGAGGGCCATTGGGCGACGGAACCATCGCCGGCGATTACGTCGTCTGCCCCTGGCACGGCTGGAAGTTCCATTGCACGACCGGAGAAGGGGAGCCGGGCTTCGAGGCCGACCAGGTGCCCTCTTACGAGGTCGAAGAGCGCGATGGGCACCTGTTCGTGAACCTCGAAGCGGTTTCGAAGCGGGGCCGGCTGCCGCACGAGCCGCACCCTCTCGCGCGCAAGCCCGAACGTGCGCCGGGACCGATCCGGGTGGTCGGCATCTCGACGACGGTGATGAATCGGGATCTGCCGCGCTTTTCGACTTCGGACGAGCTGCTCGCCGCGGCGCTCGGGCACTCCGGCGAGGCGCTCGACTGCGAGCATCGGATGATCAAGCTGAACGATCTCTCCTTCCGCTCCTGCGAGGGCTACTACTCGAAGAGCGCCCGGGCCTGCACCTGGCCGTGCTCGATCACCCAGATGGACGCCGAAGACCAGCTCGACCGGGTCTACGAGGCGATCGTGCATTGGGCGGACGTCATCCTGGTGGCCACTCCGATCCGCTGGGGCGCGGCGTCCGCGCTCTACTACAAGATGGTCGAACGCATGAACTGCATTCAGAACCAGATCACCCTGCACAATCGCGTACTGCTCAAGAACAAGGTCGCCGGTTTCATCATCACCGGCGGCCAGGACAACGTGCAGGCGGTCGCCGGCCAGATGCTCGGCTTCTTCGCCGAGATCGGCTGCGTGTTTCCGCAGTACCCCTTCATCGCCCATTCGCGCGGCTGGGACGCCGAGGACATGGAGAGAAACGTCGCCTCGGTGCGTGACTCGCCCGACCTGCACGAAGCGGCGCGCGCGCTCGCGGCGCGCGCGGTCGACATGTCGCGTATCCTCACCGCGTCGTCGATCGAGGATCGGAGGCTCCTGCGCGGCGGCCGGAAGGCGTTCGGC